The Triticum aestivum cultivar Chinese Spring chromosome 7B, IWGSC CS RefSeq v2.1, whole genome shotgun sequence genome window below encodes:
- the LOC123162447 gene encoding uncharacterized membrane protein At3g27390 isoform X3, with translation MATFEAVGEGVADKLSHCFLDGTASTIRGACMVVRDVTDFCFHSYFSFMDELSEKMGDDEAPIDIKLSYLPRSFLAALVAVPLDVLMITGVALWKSPCMLLKGWQRLCEDLVGREGPFLETVCVPFAGLAIILWPLAVVAGVIASFLSSFFFGLHAGLVAYQEASFQMGLSYMISAVALYDEYTNDLLYLREGSCFPRPKYRKAGSAKYETGRDKDEHNVTAASAEKQHQGQRKHRRVLHRSKTFMETIQRLRPIQIWDWLFRSCEINGRILLSEGLISSEDIEEFITKGKGKKLSIKLPAWCILHCLIRSAKHDTHGLLISDDVEVTNFNWPKDKVFDWMLGPLLVLKEPMKKLELTEDEELCLQKLIMTNANEKPSDWDDCGFPSSDGVKRAQLQAIIRRLQGIVANMSRIPSFRRRFMSLARALYLEAIDAGTIDGSRKVERKVKADIASEKLQSGDVGDTKGSSNGTSVDVDMV, from the exons ATGGCGACTTTTGAGGCTGTTGGCGAGGGCGTCGCAGACAAGCTCTCTCATTGCTTTTTG GATGGTACTGCTAGCACAATAAGGGGAGCTTGTATGGTGGTGCGTGATGTTACCGACTTCTGCTTCCACTCATACTTCTCCTTCATGGACGAGCTTTCCGAGAAAATGGGGGATGACGAAGCACCTATTGACATCAA GTTGTCTTATCTACCGCGGAGCTTCCTCGCTGCGCTGGTTGCCGTTCCTCTGGATGTATTGATGATTACTGGGGTGGCATTGTGGAAAAGCCCCTGCATGTTGTTGAAAGGATGGCAAAGACTCTGCGAGGATCTAGTTGGGAGGGAAGGGCCTTTTCTAGAGACTGTTTGTGTCCCTTTCGCTGGTTTGGCCATTATATTGTGGCCGCTTGCTGTCGTTGCAGGAGTGATTGCATCATTCCTTAGCAGCTTCTTCTTTGGCCTCCATGCTGGATTGGTTGCTTATCAG GAGGCTTCATTTCAAATGGGGCTATCATACATGATCTCTGCAGTAGCATTGTATGATGAATACACAAATGATCTTCTTTATTTGAGAGAAGGTTCTTGTTTTCCAAG GCCCAAGTACCGGAAAGCGGGTTCTGCGAAGTATGAGACCGGCCGCGACAAAGATGAGCACAACGTTACAGCTGCATCTGCAGAGAAGCAACATCAAGGCCAGCGTAAGCATAGGAGGGTTCTACACCGGTCAAAGACATTCATGGAAACTATCCAACGACTAAGACCCATTCAA ATATGGGATTGGCTCTTCCGATCTTGCGAGATAAATGGGAGGATATTACTGAGCGAGGGACTGATAAGTTCTGAAGATATAGAGGAATTTATAACCAAAGGAAAGGGAAAGAAGCTGAGCATAAAACTACCTGCCTGGTGCATCCTTCACTGTCTGATACGATCCGCGAAACACGACACACACGGTTTGCTCATAT CTGATGACGTTGAGGTGACCAACTTCAATTGGCCAAAAGACAAGGTGTTCGACTGGATGCTCGGACCGCTGCTGGTTCTGAAGGAGCCGATGAAGAAACTGGAGCTCACTGAAGACGAGGAGCTGTGCTTGCAGAAGCTCATCATGACGAACGCGAACGAAAAACCATCGGATTGGGACGACTGTGGTTTCCCGTCAAGCGACGGCGTGAAGAGAGCTCAGCTACAGGCGATCATCAGAAG GTTGCAAGGGATCGTGGCCAATATGTCCCGGATACCGAGCTTCAGGAGACGGTTCATGAGCCTGGCCAGGGCACTGTACCTGGAGGCGATCGACGCGGGCACCATCGACGGGTCGCGGAAGGTGGAGCGCAAGGTTAAGGCTGACATCGCCTCCGAGAAACTTCAGAGCGGAGATGTCGGAGATACGAAGGGTTCATCGAATGGGACATCTGTGGACGTTGACATGGTTTGA
- the LOC123162447 gene encoding uncharacterized membrane protein At3g27390 isoform X1 translates to MNVPVGFLAKLWSFVSFLPFFVLLLLLGSAKALLIGPVVAAIVFLGDSAVIAGLWPAHFVWTYCCVLATKRIGPVLKILAVVFLPLPLLLLPVLGIVGSLLAGIGYGVFTPLMATFEAVGEGVADKLSHCFLDGTASTIRGACMVVRDVTDFCFHSYFSFMDELSEKMGDDEAPIDIKLSYLPRSFLAALVAVPLDVLMITGVALWKSPCMLLKGWQRLCEDLVGREGPFLETVCVPFAGLAIILWPLAVVAGVIASFLSSFFFGLHAGLVAYQEASFQMGLSYMISAVALYDEYTNDLLYLREGSCFPRPKYRKAGSAKYETGRDKDEHNVTAASAEKQHQGQRKHRRVLHRSKTFMETIQRLRPIQIWDWLFRSCEINGRILLSEGLISSEDIEEFITKGKGKKLSIKLPAWCILHCLIRSAKHDTHGLLISDDVEVTNFNWPKDKVFDWMLGPLLVLKEPMKKLELTEDEELCLQKLIMTNANEKPSDWDDCGFPSSDGVKRAQLQAIIRRLQGIVANMSRIPSFRRRFMSLARALYLEAIDAGTIDGSRKVERKVKADIASEKLQSGDVGDTKGSSNGTSVDVDMV, encoded by the exons ATGAACGTCCCGGTGGGCTTCCTCGCCAAGCTCTGGAGTTTCGTGTCATTCTTGCCCTTCTTCGTCCTCCTGCTGCTGCTCGGCTCCGCCAAAG CTCTTCTGATCGGCCCAGTCGTCGCGGCCATCGTTTTCCTTGGCGATTCAGCCGTCATCGCCGGTCTTTGGCCTGCGCATTTCGTCTGGACCTACTGCTGCGTGCTAGC CACGAAGCGAATTGGGCCGGTTCTGAAGATCCTTGCCGTGGTATTCCTGCCACTGCCGTTGCTCCTATTGCCGGTGCTTGGCATTGTAGGGAGCCTTCTGGCTGGTATCGGTTATGGAGTTTTCACTCCCCTCATGGCGACTTTTGAGGCTGTTGGCGAGGGCGTCGCAGACAAGCTCTCTCATTGCTTTTTG GATGGTACTGCTAGCACAATAAGGGGAGCTTGTATGGTGGTGCGTGATGTTACCGACTTCTGCTTCCACTCATACTTCTCCTTCATGGACGAGCTTTCCGAGAAAATGGGGGATGACGAAGCACCTATTGACATCAA GTTGTCTTATCTACCGCGGAGCTTCCTCGCTGCGCTGGTTGCCGTTCCTCTGGATGTATTGATGATTACTGGGGTGGCATTGTGGAAAAGCCCCTGCATGTTGTTGAAAGGATGGCAAAGACTCTGCGAGGATCTAGTTGGGAGGGAAGGGCCTTTTCTAGAGACTGTTTGTGTCCCTTTCGCTGGTTTGGCCATTATATTGTGGCCGCTTGCTGTCGTTGCAGGAGTGATTGCATCATTCCTTAGCAGCTTCTTCTTTGGCCTCCATGCTGGATTGGTTGCTTATCAG GAGGCTTCATTTCAAATGGGGCTATCATACATGATCTCTGCAGTAGCATTGTATGATGAATACACAAATGATCTTCTTTATTTGAGAGAAGGTTCTTGTTTTCCAAG GCCCAAGTACCGGAAAGCGGGTTCTGCGAAGTATGAGACCGGCCGCGACAAAGATGAGCACAACGTTACAGCTGCATCTGCAGAGAAGCAACATCAAGGCCAGCGTAAGCATAGGAGGGTTCTACACCGGTCAAAGACATTCATGGAAACTATCCAACGACTAAGACCCATTCAA ATATGGGATTGGCTCTTCCGATCTTGCGAGATAAATGGGAGGATATTACTGAGCGAGGGACTGATAAGTTCTGAAGATATAGAGGAATTTATAACCAAAGGAAAGGGAAAGAAGCTGAGCATAAAACTACCTGCCTGGTGCATCCTTCACTGTCTGATACGATCCGCGAAACACGACACACACGGTTTGCTCATAT CTGATGACGTTGAGGTGACCAACTTCAATTGGCCAAAAGACAAGGTGTTCGACTGGATGCTCGGACCGCTGCTGGTTCTGAAGGAGCCGATGAAGAAACTGGAGCTCACTGAAGACGAGGAGCTGTGCTTGCAGAAGCTCATCATGACGAACGCGAACGAAAAACCATCGGATTGGGACGACTGTGGTTTCCCGTCAAGCGACGGCGTGAAGAGAGCTCAGCTACAGGCGATCATCAGAAG GTTGCAAGGGATCGTGGCCAATATGTCCCGGATACCGAGCTTCAGGAGACGGTTCATGAGCCTGGCCAGGGCACTGTACCTGGAGGCGATCGACGCGGGCACCATCGACGGGTCGCGGAAGGTGGAGCGCAAGGTTAAGGCTGACATCGCCTCCGAGAAACTTCAGAGCGGAGATGTCGGAGATACGAAGGGTTCATCGAATGGGACATCTGTGGACGTTGACATGGTTTGA
- the LOC123162447 gene encoding uncharacterized membrane protein At3g27390 isoform X2, with protein MEFSLPSWRLLRLLARASQTSSLIAFCNDMSQDGTASTIRGACMVVRDVTDFCFHSYFSFMDELSEKMGDDEAPIDIKLSYLPRSFLAALVAVPLDVLMITGVALWKSPCMLLKGWQRLCEDLVGREGPFLETVCVPFAGLAIILWPLAVVAGVIASFLSSFFFGLHAGLVAYQEASFQMGLSYMISAVALYDEYTNDLLYLREGSCFPRPKYRKAGSAKYETGRDKDEHNVTAASAEKQHQGQRKHRRVLHRSKTFMETIQRLRPIQIWDWLFRSCEINGRILLSEGLISSEDIEEFITKGKGKKLSIKLPAWCILHCLIRSAKHDTHGLLISDDVEVTNFNWPKDKVFDWMLGPLLVLKEPMKKLELTEDEELCLQKLIMTNANEKPSDWDDCGFPSSDGVKRAQLQAIIRRLQGIVANMSRIPSFRRRFMSLARALYLEAIDAGTIDGSRKVERKVKADIASEKLQSGDVGDTKGSSNGTSVDVDMV; from the exons ATGGAGTTTTCACTCCCCTCATGGCGACTTTTGAGGCTGTTGGCGAGGGCGTCGCAGACAAGCTCTCTCATTGCTTTTTG TAATGATATGTCACAGGATGGTACTGCTAGCACAATAAGGGGAGCTTGTATGGTGGTGCGTGATGTTACCGACTTCTGCTTCCACTCATACTTCTCCTTCATGGACGAGCTTTCCGAGAAAATGGGGGATGACGAAGCACCTATTGACATCAA GTTGTCTTATCTACCGCGGAGCTTCCTCGCTGCGCTGGTTGCCGTTCCTCTGGATGTATTGATGATTACTGGGGTGGCATTGTGGAAAAGCCCCTGCATGTTGTTGAAAGGATGGCAAAGACTCTGCGAGGATCTAGTTGGGAGGGAAGGGCCTTTTCTAGAGACTGTTTGTGTCCCTTTCGCTGGTTTGGCCATTATATTGTGGCCGCTTGCTGTCGTTGCAGGAGTGATTGCATCATTCCTTAGCAGCTTCTTCTTTGGCCTCCATGCTGGATTGGTTGCTTATCAG GAGGCTTCATTTCAAATGGGGCTATCATACATGATCTCTGCAGTAGCATTGTATGATGAATACACAAATGATCTTCTTTATTTGAGAGAAGGTTCTTGTTTTCCAAG GCCCAAGTACCGGAAAGCGGGTTCTGCGAAGTATGAGACCGGCCGCGACAAAGATGAGCACAACGTTACAGCTGCATCTGCAGAGAAGCAACATCAAGGCCAGCGTAAGCATAGGAGGGTTCTACACCGGTCAAAGACATTCATGGAAACTATCCAACGACTAAGACCCATTCAA ATATGGGATTGGCTCTTCCGATCTTGCGAGATAAATGGGAGGATATTACTGAGCGAGGGACTGATAAGTTCTGAAGATATAGAGGAATTTATAACCAAAGGAAAGGGAAAGAAGCTGAGCATAAAACTACCTGCCTGGTGCATCCTTCACTGTCTGATACGATCCGCGAAACACGACACACACGGTTTGCTCATAT CTGATGACGTTGAGGTGACCAACTTCAATTGGCCAAAAGACAAGGTGTTCGACTGGATGCTCGGACCGCTGCTGGTTCTGAAGGAGCCGATGAAGAAACTGGAGCTCACTGAAGACGAGGAGCTGTGCTTGCAGAAGCTCATCATGACGAACGCGAACGAAAAACCATCGGATTGGGACGACTGTGGTTTCCCGTCAAGCGACGGCGTGAAGAGAGCTCAGCTACAGGCGATCATCAGAAG GTTGCAAGGGATCGTGGCCAATATGTCCCGGATACCGAGCTTCAGGAGACGGTTCATGAGCCTGGCCAGGGCACTGTACCTGGAGGCGATCGACGCGGGCACCATCGACGGGTCGCGGAAGGTGGAGCGCAAGGTTAAGGCTGACATCGCCTCCGAGAAACTTCAGAGCGGAGATGTCGGAGATACGAAGGGTTCATCGAATGGGACATCTGTGGACGTTGACATGGTTTGA